The following proteins are encoded in a genomic region of Bacillus mesophilus:
- a CDS encoding sensor histidine kinase: MDIKLKNKQFIMFVIIGFLFFFGIAKLMPYSYSSLQHYKGSYFETDQFANQVVEFLLLFNLTTQSSNVTVDSFEVEERKEFFSSQLSEKTASILAEYEEKIAESNENNDKEAVDVLIKEQDEKITSLEKEFTKSDEEIEKIILEEKNSQLEEEMEFSQSRFKEEQRDFQYYIEDQDGKVYSNVKGKNETQLENESYYFQNFPYHTKSTDQLTEVNRMFITEGMSGYIAVSKTDQNYHGLLIEEMYDFIDEKKRFFLNFTLGIISLLSSVFLAFKVRKQIYILAKPFIALYVKTNIDLKFLIFGFTSFFLLLFIDAINDHFTGLLLFGITLVLWSGQLYLVNQKSSTLKEEWKNSWVLQQKEVLDRKLLNKPLFKILLLLTIAFLTGTSVVFFQYNSHPIFYFAFAGFIGLCLLVYVLKKLAYFQVILKASEDMTLGIDSKELIVKGKGPLADLASNLNKLKEGVRFSQKAQAKSERLKTELISNVSHDLRTPLTSIINYTGFLKNKGLSEDERDNYIEIIDRKSQRLKVLIDDLFEVSKMASGEIELNLEKVDIVQLVKQTMGEYDEQIKNSNLDFKVSSNQSKMYTMVDGGKMWRVFDNIISNILKYSLDHSRVYIKTEEVNNEIIITFKNISKYDLKENIDELFERFKRGDDSRHTEGSGLGLAIAKSIVDHHEGQLDIELDGDLFKTVVTLKK, translated from the coding sequence TTGGATATAAAATTGAAAAATAAACAGTTCATTATGTTCGTTATTATTGGGTTCTTGTTTTTTTTTGGCATAGCAAAGCTTATGCCCTACTCTTATAGTTCCCTTCAACATTATAAGGGGAGCTACTTTGAAACAGATCAGTTTGCTAATCAGGTAGTAGAGTTCTTACTGCTTTTTAATCTTACAACACAAAGCTCAAATGTTACGGTTGATTCATTTGAAGTGGAAGAGCGTAAAGAGTTTTTCTCTTCTCAATTATCAGAGAAAACAGCCTCCATCCTAGCAGAATACGAGGAGAAGATCGCAGAGAGTAATGAGAATAACGACAAAGAAGCTGTGGATGTACTCATCAAGGAACAGGACGAAAAAATTACTTCATTAGAAAAGGAATTCACAAAATCAGACGAAGAGATAGAAAAGATAATCTTAGAGGAAAAAAACAGCCAGCTTGAAGAGGAAATGGAATTTAGCCAATCTAGATTTAAAGAAGAACAAAGAGATTTTCAGTACTATATTGAGGATCAAGATGGAAAGGTGTATTCGAACGTTAAAGGTAAGAATGAAACACAGTTGGAAAACGAAAGTTACTATTTCCAGAACTTCCCATATCACACAAAATCAACAGATCAATTAACAGAGGTTAATCGTATGTTTATTACCGAGGGGATGAGTGGATATATTGCGGTCTCAAAAACGGATCAAAACTATCACGGGTTATTAATCGAGGAAATGTATGATTTTATTGATGAAAAGAAAAGATTTTTCCTGAATTTTACGCTCGGGATCATTTCTTTATTAAGCAGTGTTTTTCTTGCCTTTAAAGTCAGAAAGCAAATTTACATCTTGGCTAAACCTTTTATAGCATTGTATGTGAAGACTAATATTGATCTGAAATTCCTTATATTTGGGTTTACTTCTTTTTTCTTGTTACTGTTTATAGATGCCATAAATGATCATTTTACTGGATTGCTTCTTTTTGGTATTACTCTAGTTCTTTGGAGTGGTCAACTTTATTTAGTAAATCAAAAGAGTAGTACGTTAAAGGAAGAATGGAAAAATAGCTGGGTCTTGCAGCAAAAAGAAGTTCTCGACCGAAAGCTACTGAATAAACCATTGTTTAAGATTTTACTGTTATTAACCATAGCCTTCTTAACAGGGACGTCAGTTGTTTTCTTTCAATATAATTCTCATCCAATCTTCTATTTTGCATTTGCTGGATTTATTGGTCTATGTCTATTGGTTTATGTATTAAAAAAACTAGCTTATTTTCAGGTAATCTTAAAAGCATCTGAAGACATGACTCTTGGAATCGATAGCAAGGAATTGATTGTTAAGGGAAAGGGTCCATTAGCAGATTTAGCTAGTAATCTTAATAAACTAAAAGAGGGAGTCCGCTTCTCCCAAAAGGCTCAGGCGAAAAGTGAACGACTTAAAACAGAATTGATATCGAATGTTAGTCATGACTTACGAACACCATTAACCTCCATCATCAACTATACAGGTTTTCTTAAGAATAAAGGACTTAGTGAAGATGAGCGGGATAACTATATTGAAATAATCGACCGGAAATCACAACGATTGAAAGTGTTAATTGATGATCTATTTGAAGTCTCCAAAATGGCAAGTGGGGAGATTGAGTTAAATCTCGAAAAAGTCGATATTGTTCAGTTAGTTAAACAAACTATGGGAGAGTATGATGAGCAAATAAAGAATTCTAACCTTGATTTCAAGGTTTCTTCAAACCAATCCAAAATGTATACAATGGTTGATGGAGGGAAAATGTGGAGAGTATTTGATAATATCATTAGTAATATTTTAAAATACTCGCTCGATCACTCTAGGGTTTATATAAAGACAGAAGAGGTCAATAACGAAATCATTATTACCTTTAAAAATATTTCAAAGTATGATCTAAAAGAAAATATTGATGAATTATTTGAGCGCTTTAAACGTGGTGATGATTCTAGGCATACAGAAGGATCAGGCTTGGGGTTGGCAATCGCTAAATCCATCGTGGATCACCATGAGGGTCAACTTGATATTGAATTAGATGGAGATTTGTTTAAAACAGTTGTAACATTAAAGAAGTAG
- a CDS encoding CoA-binding protein — protein sequence MTFTNPSRETIGEILKNSKRIAVVGLSDNPERTSYMVSEAMQREGYEIIPVNPYISEALGVKAVSSLKEIEGHIDIVNVFRRSEYLVDIAKDFLEIDADVYWAQLGLENEKVESLLKSSGRILIMNRCIKVEHALTK from the coding sequence ATGACTTTCACGAATCCTAGTAGGGAAACAATTGGTGAAATCCTGAAAAATAGTAAGCGTATTGCAGTTGTTGGACTTTCAGATAACCCTGAGAGAACCTCTTACATGGTTAGTGAGGCCATGCAAAGAGAAGGCTATGAAATCATACCAGTCAATCCCTACATTAGCGAAGCCTTGGGTGTGAAGGCTGTTTCATCTTTAAAAGAGATTGAAGGACATATTGATATCGTTAATGTGTTTAGAAGATCTGAATACTTGGTTGATATTGCTAAGGACTTTCTTGAAATTGATGCAGATGTCTATTGGGCACAACTTGGGCTTGAAAACGAGAAAGTAGAGAGTCTCTTAAAGTCTAGCGGTAGAATACTCATAATGAACCGCTGCATAAAGGTTGAACATGCCTTAACAAAATAA
- a CDS encoding DUF502 domain-containing protein gives MKFFISNFVKGLLTIVPIILVIYVVVQIFSFLDGLLGNTLKPFMEESYIPGIGILVTIALITFLGWLSTKFIAKRMIELIDRLLEKIPFIKTLYSVIKDTFQSFLGEKKSFSKVALVTMPHTSMKVIGFVTSEQVERFSHSLPDHIAVYIPQTFQVAGFTFLIPREDVQFLDVSPEEAMKFVLSGGVTTAKTKQPGS, from the coding sequence ATGAAGTTTTTTATAAGTAATTTTGTTAAAGGTTTATTAACAATTGTACCGATTATTCTTGTGATTTACGTGGTTGTGCAGATTTTTTCTTTTTTAGATGGATTGTTAGGTAACACATTAAAACCTTTCATGGAGGAAAGTTACATACCAGGTATTGGCATCCTGGTAACGATCGCCCTTATTACCTTTCTAGGGTGGTTATCCACAAAGTTTATAGCGAAACGAATGATTGAGCTGATCGATCGTTTATTAGAAAAAATTCCATTTATCAAGACATTGTATTCAGTAATAAAGGATACTTTCCAGTCCTTTCTTGGTGAGAAAAAGTCTTTTTCTAAAGTGGCACTTGTAACAATGCCTCATACTTCAATGAAGGTCATTGGTTTTGTAACGTCAGAACAAGTAGAAAGGTTTTCGCATTCTTTACCTGATCATATAGCAGTTTATATACCCCAAACGTTTCAGGTTGCTGGGTTCACGTTTCTCATTCCAAGAGAGGATGTGCAATTCCTTGATGTTTCACCAGAAGAAGCAATGAAATTCGTCCTATCTGGTGGTGTTACTACTGCTAAAACAAAACAGCCAGGATCTTAA
- a CDS encoding DNA topoisomerase III, producing the protein MKVIIAEKPDQGTTLASPFKSKKHQGYIEIYPNELFENGAYVTWAVGHLCQLVAPEKYKPEWKKWSLERLPIIPEKFQYEVERSKYKQFQVVKSLLMKKDVTEIIHAGDAGREGELIIRNIVNLVGIKKPMKRLWISSLTKKAIYTGFQELLTEEATRNLFYEAYTRACADWVVGMNASRVYSILLKNKGMSDVFSAGRVQTPTLALIVKRENEIDAFQSELFWEVLATFNMNDKTYEGKWQKDQDSRLKDEAMAKKIAAFCENKEAVVKEMQTERKEYQPPYLFNLSSLQATANKRYKFSPKKTLDVLQQLYQKGIVSYPRSDSSFITEGEADTFPEILKKLSQFDEYKELFPLPVPSIKQNKRYVNEKKVTDHYAIIPTEQVVDPKKLSGDEQKLYDLVIRQLLAAHHEKAIFDYTTITTLVEGRAEFVSKGKQQIQEGWRKVIFQDDQDKEVILPLVEQGESGKVTKVKVKEGKTQPPKRYTEGQLITLMKTAGKHLEDSELEKILMKTEGLGTEATRAGIITMLKDRKYIDVKKNQVFATDKGRVLIRAIGDKILASPEMTAKWEQRLSEIGQGKASAGMFMEQTKKMSERIIQDAVESSSEWNFQDLNISSIQRVTSKASIGTAVGDCKLCGGSVIDKGNFYGCSNYSNTKCSFTVSKVILGKKLSTTQLKKLLSSGQTDLMKGFKKGDKEFEARLQFTEGGSKITFLFADKEKVKASESN; encoded by the coding sequence ATGAAAGTAATTATCGCAGAAAAGCCAGATCAAGGAACAACACTTGCATCACCGTTTAAATCAAAGAAGCATCAAGGGTATATTGAAATCTATCCTAATGAACTTTTTGAAAATGGTGCTTATGTGACATGGGCTGTAGGACATCTATGCCAATTAGTTGCTCCAGAAAAATACAAGCCAGAATGGAAAAAATGGTCCCTAGAGCGTCTGCCAATTATACCTGAAAAGTTTCAATATGAAGTTGAGCGTTCTAAATATAAGCAATTTCAGGTGGTCAAAAGTTTATTAATGAAGAAGGATGTAACTGAAATCATTCATGCTGGAGATGCGGGGCGTGAAGGTGAACTAATTATAAGAAATATTGTAAATCTGGTTGGAATAAAAAAGCCCATGAAACGATTATGGATATCCTCCTTAACGAAGAAAGCAATTTATACTGGCTTTCAAGAACTATTAACAGAGGAAGCAACACGAAATCTGTTTTATGAAGCTTATACAAGGGCTTGTGCTGACTGGGTTGTCGGAATGAATGCTTCTAGAGTATATAGTATCCTTTTAAAAAACAAGGGAATGTCGGATGTCTTTTCAGCAGGCCGTGTCCAAACTCCTACTCTAGCACTTATTGTAAAAAGGGAAAATGAAATTGATGCATTTCAATCAGAGCTATTTTGGGAAGTATTAGCAACCTTTAACATGAATGATAAAACGTATGAAGGAAAATGGCAGAAAGATCAGGATTCCCGTCTTAAGGACGAGGCAATGGCAAAAAAGATTGCTGCATTTTGCGAGAATAAAGAGGCAGTTGTAAAGGAAATGCAAACGGAGAGAAAGGAGTATCAGCCTCCTTATCTATTTAACTTATCTTCTTTGCAGGCAACAGCAAATAAACGTTACAAGTTTTCTCCAAAGAAAACGTTAGATGTTTTACAGCAATTGTATCAAAAAGGAATTGTTTCGTATCCTCGTTCTGATTCTTCCTTTATCACTGAGGGTGAAGCCGATACATTCCCGGAAATTTTAAAAAAGCTAAGTCAATTTGACGAATATAAAGAGCTATTTCCTTTACCAGTTCCGTCTATTAAACAGAATAAACGCTACGTGAACGAAAAAAAGGTGACAGACCACTATGCGATTATTCCAACAGAACAGGTAGTTGATCCTAAAAAACTATCAGGTGATGAACAGAAGCTTTATGATTTGGTCATAAGGCAATTACTTGCGGCACATCATGAAAAGGCGATTTTTGATTATACAACGATTACTACCTTAGTGGAAGGTCGAGCGGAATTTGTATCTAAAGGAAAGCAGCAAATTCAGGAGGGATGGCGTAAAGTAATATTTCAGGATGACCAGGATAAGGAAGTCATCCTACCTCTCGTTGAACAAGGTGAAAGCGGTAAGGTAACAAAGGTTAAGGTAAAGGAAGGGAAAACCCAGCCTCCGAAAAGATATACAGAAGGACAGCTTATCACCCTTATGAAAACAGCAGGAAAACATCTCGAGGACTCTGAGCTTGAGAAGATTCTCATGAAGACAGAGGGGCTTGGTACTGAGGCCACAAGAGCAGGGATCATTACCATGTTAAAAGATCGAAAGTACATTGATGTAAAGAAAAACCAAGTTTTTGCTACTGACAAAGGAAGAGTATTAATCCGTGCAATCGGTGATAAAATTCTAGCTTCACCTGAGATGACGGCCAAATGGGAGCAACGTTTGTCTGAAATTGGACAAGGTAAGGCCTCCGCTGGAATGTTTATGGAACAAACGAAGAAAATGTCTGAGAGAATCATTCAAGATGCTGTAGAATCTTCCTCTGAGTGGAATTTCCAAGATCTAAATATATCGAGTATACAACGAGTAACGAGCAAAGCGTCAATTGGAACAGCAGTTGGTGATTGCAAGCTTTGTGGAGGTTCTGTCATAGATAAAGGTAATTTTTATGGTTGCTCGAACTATTCTAATACAAAATGCTCGTTTACTGTTTCTAAAGTAATTCTAGGTAAAAAATTAAGTACAACACAACTGAAAAAATTGCTTAGTTCTGGACAAACAGACTTGATGAAAGGGTTTAAAAAAGGAGATAAGGAGTTTGAAGCACGTCTTCAATTTACAGAAGGGGGCTCAAAGATCACTTTTCTCTTTGCAGATAAGGAAAAAGTAAAGGCGAGTGAAAGTAATTAA
- a CDS encoding GNAT family N-acetyltransferase — protein sequence MKIIETERLVLRWVELSDASFILDLLNDPTWLKYIGDKKIRTIEEAENYISFELREMYRKFGFGLYLVELKENKIPLGICGLIKRDSLVDIDIGFAFSSKFQRRGYGFEAASATLQYANETLELKKLVAITTEKNVHSANLLEKIGMKYNSMILLPHAKEELRLFTINLK from the coding sequence ATGAAGATAATAGAAACAGAGAGGTTGGTTCTTAGATGGGTAGAATTGTCAGATGCAAGTTTCATTCTTGACTTATTAAATGATCCTACCTGGCTGAAATACATAGGAGACAAAAAAATAAGAACGATTGAGGAAGCTGAAAACTATATATCTTTTGAGCTTAGGGAGATGTACAGGAAATTTGGCTTTGGTCTATATTTAGTTGAACTAAAGGAAAATAAAATTCCATTGGGGATTTGCGGACTAATTAAGCGGGATTCTTTAGTAGACATAGATATTGGATTTGCTTTTTCATCTAAATTTCAACGAAGAGGGTATGGATTTGAAGCAGCTTCTGCTACTCTTCAATATGCAAATGAAACCCTGGAATTGAAGAAGCTTGTAGCCATTACCACTGAAAAAAATGTGCATTCTGCTAACTTGCTAGAAAAAATTGGGATGAAGTATAACTCGATGATTCTTCTACCTCATGCTAAAGAAGAGCTTAGGTTATTTACAATCAATCTTAAATGA
- a CDS encoding MFS transporter — translation MSHHVRSTNVLKTFLFFFHATGFVVTSFLSLFLIEKGMSPSQIGWILAIGPIASLLSEPIAGYLSDKYKTVKKVILYSAIGMFISGLIMFQLDQFLAFAIFAYFLFFFMAPLGALGESLAQKTAVQTGVSFGSLRMWGSLGFAISSVATGYLLNYLGVENILVPFLLFTTVCLLSSWWLQDVKASDKPVQLLDAFKLLKDLRFVLFLLVALTITIAHRANDVYLSVFIKELNGDETIVGWAWFVGVSVEVFVFAISHLWFRKYHELTFIMFAALLYGIRFIGMSFASSPIEIFIYQPLHGIIFAVFFTASFSYVTKIVPEQLQSTGHVLLVSVFFGYSGIVGALAGGSIIEDYGIHFLYLLLGISSLIGLVLLIFYKLVYQSGTQVAVDKS, via the coding sequence TTGTCACATCATGTTCGTTCAACAAACGTTTTAAAAACTTTTCTGTTTTTCTTTCATGCAACAGGTTTCGTAGTAACCAGTTTCTTATCTTTATTTCTGATTGAAAAGGGAATGTCCCCTTCACAAATTGGTTGGATCTTGGCAATTGGTCCCATTGCATCTTTATTATCTGAGCCTATTGCAGGATACTTGAGTGATAAATACAAAACTGTAAAAAAAGTTATTTTATATAGTGCCATAGGTATGTTTATCTCTGGGTTAATTATGTTTCAACTTGATCAATTCCTAGCTTTTGCGATCTTTGCTTATTTTCTATTCTTTTTTATGGCCCCATTAGGAGCATTAGGTGAAAGCCTTGCCCAAAAAACTGCCGTTCAAACCGGAGTTTCATTTGGTAGTTTACGAATGTGGGGTTCACTTGGCTTTGCCATCTCTAGTGTAGCTACAGGTTATCTTCTTAATTATTTAGGTGTAGAAAATATACTAGTACCTTTTTTACTTTTTACAACGGTTTGCCTATTAAGTAGCTGGTGGCTACAGGATGTAAAGGCATCTGATAAACCTGTGCAACTTTTGGATGCATTCAAATTATTGAAAGACTTAAGATTTGTATTATTTTTACTAGTGGCATTAACAATCACCATTGCCCATAGAGCCAACGATGTATATTTGAGTGTGTTTATAAAAGAACTAAATGGTGATGAAACGATTGTGGGCTGGGCATGGTTTGTTGGAGTATCTGTAGAGGTGTTTGTGTTCGCCATTAGCCATTTATGGTTTAGAAAGTATCACGAACTGACTTTTATTATGTTTGCTGCCTTGTTATATGGCATTCGTTTTATCGGCATGTCTTTTGCTTCGAGTCCAATTGAAATATTTATCTATCAACCTTTACATGGAATCATTTTCGCCGTCTTCTTTACTGCCTCTTTCTCTTATGTGACTAAAATAGTACCCGAGCAGCTTCAGTCTACTGGGCATGTATTACTCGTTTCCGTCTTCTTTGGCTATTCAGGGATTGTTGGTGCACTAGCTGGAGGTTCAATCATCGAGGATTATGGGATCCATTTTCTATACCTTCTATTAGGGATTAGCTCACTAATCGGATTAGTCTTATTAATCTTTTATAAGCTAGTCTATCAAAGTGGAACCCAAGTAGCAGTTGATAAATCTTGA
- a CDS encoding DEAD/DEAH box helicase: MQDFSKLGVSEPLQHALKKNGISQPTPIQVEAIPHILAGKDLMAQAQTGTGKTISFILPILEKINVEQEYIQSLIVAPTRELAIQITNEFQKYKSDLINVLAVYGGQDVERQLKRLAGTVHIVVGTPGRILDHLRRETIQLQNVSMLVLDEADQMLHIGFINEVEDIIKETSFERQTMLFSATLTDQVKSLAKKYMRLPVSIKVADEYKTLEEIEQLVYETTDRQKQASLCKILDEHRPFLAVIFCRTKRRADKLYDDLKGLGYNCDVLHGDLSQPKREKVMERFRKAEIQYLIATDVASRGLDVEGVTHVFNYDVPEDVDSYIHRIGRTGRAGSKGLAITFVAPKDFQQLKLIEKEIGMTLERREKLDHVSMRDNSKEEGRPRRNSTSTKASSSGSRSHSKGDHSSRRGGRTASKSVSSGLGRKNERAGRRSNNR; this comes from the coding sequence TTGCAGGATTTTTCCAAATTAGGGGTTAGTGAACCTCTACAACATGCACTTAAAAAGAACGGAATTTCACAACCAACACCTATTCAGGTGGAGGCAATACCTCACATTTTAGCGGGTAAGGACCTTATGGCGCAAGCTCAAACAGGTACTGGAAAAACTATTTCATTCATTTTACCGATTTTAGAAAAGATTAATGTCGAGCAGGAGTATATTCAATCTCTAATTGTTGCACCGACAAGGGAACTTGCTATTCAAATAACTAATGAGTTTCAAAAGTATAAATCTGATTTAATCAATGTACTAGCTGTTTATGGTGGACAGGATGTTGAGCGACAATTAAAGCGTTTAGCGGGTACTGTCCATATAGTGGTGGGTACACCAGGGAGAATATTAGATCATCTTAGACGAGAAACGATTCAGCTTCAGAATGTCTCCATGTTAGTGCTAGATGAAGCGGATCAAATGCTACATATCGGCTTCATAAATGAAGTCGAGGATATCATAAAAGAAACCTCTTTTGAACGTCAAACTATGCTTTTTTCAGCAACTCTAACAGATCAGGTCAAATCATTAGCCAAGAAATATATGCGTCTTCCGGTATCGATAAAGGTTGCGGATGAATATAAGACACTTGAGGAAATTGAGCAACTTGTTTATGAAACCACCGATCGTCAAAAACAAGCATCTCTTTGTAAGATCTTAGATGAACACCGTCCGTTTTTAGCAGTCATTTTCTGTAGGACGAAGCGAAGAGCAGACAAACTTTACGATGACTTGAAGGGGTTGGGGTATAATTGTGACGTTCTACACGGTGATCTGTCACAGCCTAAACGAGAAAAAGTCATGGAGCGATTTCGTAAAGCAGAGATACAATATTTAATTGCTACAGATGTGGCTTCACGCGGATTAGATGTAGAAGGTGTAACGCATGTATTCAATTATGATGTCCCTGAGGATGTGGATAGTTATATCCATCGAATTGGGAGAACTGGAAGAGCTGGTAGTAAAGGACTTGCCATTACGTTTGTAGCACCAAAGGATTTTCAGCAATTAAAACTGATTGAAAAAGAAATTGGGATGACTTTAGAAAGAAGAGAAAAGCTTGACCACGTTAGTATGAGGGATAATTCGAAAGAAGAAGGACGTCCTAGACGAAACAGCACCTCAACTAAAGCATCTAGTTCGGGTTCACGTTCTCATTCAAAAGGAGATCATTCATCACGTCGTGGAGGAAGAACGGCATCCAAAAGTGTAAGTAGTGGTCTAGGTAGAAAAAATGAGAGAGCTGGCCGACGATCAAACAATAGATAA
- a CDS encoding response regulator transcription factor: MNSYTVLVVDDEKEIRDALEIYLRNEGMNVLQASDGMEAIELLVDHDVHLIMIDIMMPKQDGIQTTFKIREERNIPIIMLSAKSEDSDKVLGLKVGADDYITKPFNPLELIARVQSQLRRYVKLGQYEGMKKLINIRGLTLNQETKEVTINGECVKLTPIEYKIVELLMLHPSRVFSIDEIYEKVWNERSYNAENTVAVHIRKIREKIEINPKDPRYLKVVWGVGYKIEK, translated from the coding sequence ATGAATAGTTATACTGTGTTAGTCGTAGATGATGAAAAAGAAATTAGAGATGCACTTGAGATTTACTTAAGGAATGAAGGGATGAATGTACTACAAGCTTCAGATGGTATGGAAGCAATTGAATTGCTGGTTGATCATGATGTTCATTTAATCATGATCGATATCATGATGCCAAAGCAAGATGGAATCCAAACCACATTCAAAATTAGAGAGGAAAGAAACATTCCTATTATTATGTTATCAGCAAAGAGTGAGGATTCTGATAAGGTACTAGGTTTAAAGGTTGGAGCAGATGATTATATAACAAAGCCTTTTAACCCTTTAGAACTAATAGCACGAGTTCAATCACAGTTAAGAAGGTACGTGAAGCTCGGTCAATATGAAGGAATGAAAAAGCTGATAAACATAAGAGGCTTAACATTAAATCAAGAAACTAAGGAAGTCACGATTAACGGTGAATGCGTAAAGCTAACCCCAATTGAATACAAAATAGTTGAGCTACTAATGCTCCACCCTTCAAGAGTGTTTTCAATTGATGAAATCTATGAAAAGGTATGGAATGAACGAAGCTATAATGCCGAAAATACGGTAGCTGTACATATTAGAAAGATTCGTGAAAAGATTGAGATTAATCCGAAAGATCCAAGATATTTGAAGGTGGTGTGGGGAGTTGGATATAAAATTGAAAAATAA
- a CDS encoding EamA family transporter — MSKWLLYQLLFWLMVIWGFNVSAVKILVTYFPPAFMQGTRILIAGLSVLLILLFMKSLRKVTRKNIIGLLIAAFVGVVGHHLCLAIGLMSTTATNAGLILGLIPLCTAILAMIFLNERLTITKSLGIFMALIGVYLIVMNENGRLNDLSIGDLFVLGGVITQAISFILIKKLAANIESRQMTGMMLVFGSLMLLIISFFTESPETITTTEIPSYVWWILIASAVIATGLGHMVYNYAIHQLGASTTAIFINLSPFFSVVGSVLFLGEQIHAKHIVGFTFIISGVILGTGAIKLRYLNKGRMPQVKKAIGK; from the coding sequence GTGTCAAAATGGTTGCTTTATCAATTACTCTTTTGGTTAATGGTGATATGGGGCTTTAATGTTTCAGCTGTAAAGATTTTGGTCACTTATTTTCCACCTGCTTTTATGCAAGGGACTCGAATTCTAATTGCTGGGCTTTCTGTACTTCTTATTTTGTTATTTATGAAAAGTTTAAGAAAAGTTACCCGTAAAAATATAATTGGTTTACTAATTGCTGCCTTCGTTGGCGTGGTGGGACATCATCTTTGTCTGGCAATTGGACTAATGAGTACAACTGCTACAAATGCTGGTTTGATATTAGGCTTGATTCCTTTATGTACGGCTATTTTAGCAATGATTTTCTTAAATGAAAGGCTTACAATAACGAAGTCACTTGGGATTTTCATGGCCTTAATCGGAGTTTATTTAATTGTAATGAACGAGAATGGTAGGTTAAATGATTTATCCATTGGTGATCTTTTTGTTTTAGGTGGTGTAATCACACAGGCAATTAGTTTCATTCTAATTAAAAAGCTTGCAGCCAATATTGAATCTCGCCAAATGACTGGTATGATGCTAGTATTTGGATCATTAATGTTGTTAATTATTAGCTTTTTTACAGAATCACCCGAAACGATAACCACTACAGAGATCCCAAGTTATGTTTGGTGGATTTTAATTGCATCTGCTGTTATTGCAACAGGACTAGGTCACATGGTTTATAATTATGCAATCCATCAACTTGGTGCAAGTACAACCGCTATCTTTATTAATTTAAGTCCATTTTTCTCTGTCGTAGGATCGGTCTTATTCCTAGGAGAACAAATACACGCAAAACATATCGTAGGTTTTACTTTCATTATAAGTGGAGTCATCCTTGGTACAGGTGCTATAAAGTTGCGCTATTTAAACAAAGGAAGAATGCCACAAGTGAAAAAAGCTATTGGGAAGTAA